One region of Cytobacillus sp. FSL H8-0458 genomic DNA includes:
- the rlmH gene encoding 23S rRNA (pseudouridine(1915)-N(3))-methyltransferase RlmH — MNISIITVGKLKEKYLKQGIDEYLKRLSAYAKMDIIEVPDEKAPEELSETEMVQVKQKEGERILAKIHPDAHVIALAIEGKMKSSEELADTLDKLATYGKSKIAFVIGGSLGLSQEVLQRADEKLSFSKMTFPHQLMKLILLEQVYRAFRINRGEPYHK, encoded by the coding sequence GTGAATATCTCAATCATTACGGTTGGAAAGCTAAAAGAAAAATACCTGAAGCAGGGAATTGACGAATACCTGAAAAGACTGTCGGCCTACGCCAAAATGGACATCATCGAGGTTCCCGATGAAAAAGCACCTGAAGAACTAAGCGAAACAGAAATGGTTCAGGTCAAGCAAAAAGAAGGCGAGCGAATACTGGCAAAAATTCATCCAGATGCTCATGTTATTGCTTTGGCGATCGAAGGGAAGATGAAATCTTCGGAAGAGCTTGCTGATACTCTTGATAAACTGGCTACATACGGGAAAAGCAAGATTGCGTTTGTCATTGGCGGATCTCTGGGGCTGAGCCAGGAGGTTTTGCAGCGGGCGGATGAGAAGCTGTCTTTTTCGAAGATGACGTTCCCGCATCAGTTGATGAAGCTGATTTTACTGGAGCAGGTTTATCGGGCTTTTCGGATAAATCGGGGGGAACCGTACCATAAGTAA
- a CDS encoding CxxH/CxxC protein, with translation MIYCCDEHVDLAIDIVVDEYETFPQLTKLEEDKKLSTTCEYCQNTAIYVVANE, from the coding sequence ATGATTTACTGCTGTGACGAACACGTTGATCTGGCAATAGATATAGTGGTGGATGAGTACGAAACATTCCCGCAATTAACAAAACTTGAAGAGGATAAAAAGTTATCAACAACCTGTGAATATTGTCAAAATACTGCAATATATGTTGTAGCGAACGAGTGA
- a CDS encoding S1C family serine protease: MGYYDQDHQNRYKGQKGNKGGYFLASLVGIILGAILVVVAVPKLADYDVLPYTVEPDEKLQDEAAGDNNNARTQNVSVDVTTDVTKAVDKAGDAVVSITNIQTAGFWSNEGNGSAGQPAGTGSGVIYKKEGNTAFIVTNHHVVEGAQELEVSLEDGTKLPARLVGSDIWTDLAVLEVEGKEIKTVAEFGDSDTLKPGEPVIAIGNPLGQFSGSVTQGIISGLERAIPVDIDQNGTVDWQAEVLQTDAAINPGNSGGALVNISGQLIGINSMKIAESAVEGIGLAIPINYARPVIDDLEKFGEVKRPYMGVQLASVNEIPGYYQQEALKLPKDVKSGVAITSVEPNSPAAQAGLKEMDVIVEMDGQEIKDIIELRQHLYTKKSVGDQMKIKIYRDGKTQEVTMKLSGETF, encoded by the coding sequence TTGGGCTATTATGATCAAGATCATCAGAACCGTTATAAAGGGCAAAAAGGCAACAAGGGCGGATACTTCCTGGCCAGCCTTGTTGGCATCATACTAGGGGCCATTCTGGTCGTGGTGGCAGTGCCAAAGCTTGCTGACTACGACGTGCTCCCTTATACGGTTGAACCGGATGAAAAGCTGCAGGATGAGGCAGCCGGGGATAACAATAATGCCAGGACTCAGAATGTCTCAGTCGATGTGACAACCGATGTAACTAAGGCAGTAGACAAAGCCGGGGATGCGGTTGTAAGCATTACGAACATCCAGACAGCCGGCTTCTGGTCGAATGAAGGAAACGGCAGTGCCGGACAGCCTGCCGGAACAGGTTCAGGCGTTATTTATAAGAAGGAAGGAAATACAGCCTTCATCGTCACAAACCACCATGTGGTCGAAGGTGCTCAGGAATTGGAAGTAAGCCTGGAGGATGGCACCAAGCTGCCGGCAAGACTGGTAGGCAGCGATATTTGGACGGATCTTGCCGTGCTTGAGGTAGAAGGAAAGGAAATTAAAACGGTAGCCGAATTTGGCGATTCAGACACACTGAAGCCAGGCGAGCCTGTCATTGCCATCGGGAACCCTCTTGGCCAGTTCTCCGGCTCAGTCACACAGGGAATCATCTCTGGACTGGAGCGTGCCATACCGGTTGATATTGACCAGAATGGAACAGTAGACTGGCAGGCAGAGGTTCTGCAGACAGATGCCGCGATCAACCCGGGGAACAGCGGCGGAGCGCTGGTTAATATCAGCGGCCAGCTCATCGGCATCAACTCCATGAAAATTGCGGAGAGCGCTGTAGAAGGAATCGGATTGGCAATCCCAATTAACTACGCAAGACCAGTCATTGATGACTTGGAAAAGTTCGGAGAAGTCAAACGTCCGTATATGGGCGTGCAGCTGGCATCTGTTAATGAGATTCCTGGCTACTACCAGCAGGAAGCGCTGAAACTGCCGAAGGATGTGAAATCCGGTGTGGCCATCACATCTGTAGAACCGAACTCTCCAGCGGCACAGGCTGGATTGAAGGAAATGGATGTCATTGTCGAGATGGATGGACAGGAAATCAAAGACATTATTGAACTGCGCCAGCATCTCTATACGAAAAAATCAGTAGGCGACCAGATGAAAATCAAAATATACCGCGACGGCAAAACCCAGGAAGTAACGATGAAGCTGAGCGGCGAGACATTTTAA